Sequence from the Spirochaetota bacterium genome:
ATGTAGTGTATTAATTATTTCTGCTATTTTATCTTGTTTATCTTTTCTAGATAGCCTAATACCTAGAAAAGAAAGTAAATATTAATATACTTATTATATTAATATTTACTTAAATCTGTAATTCTATGCGTAGATTCCCAAGGAAGATTTTCTTTACCAAAATGTCCATAATTGGTAGTTTGAGTAAAGATAGGTTTAGTGAGTTCTAAGTATTTGATAATAGCTTCTGGAGAAAGATCAAAATTTTTAATTATTAATGTTGAAATTTCTTCATTAGAAATAATTCCCGTTCCAAAAGTGTCTACAAATACTGATAATGGCTGATCATATCCTATAGCATAAGCTAATTGAATTTCTACTTTTTTTGCTAAATTAGCAGCGACAATATTTTTTGCAATGTGCCGTGCCATGTAAGCTGCAGATCGGTCAACTTTGGTCGCATCTTTTCCACTAAAAGCACCGCCACCATGACGAGCCATACCACCGTAAGTATCTACAATAATTTTTCTGCCTGTCAATCCAGTATCGCCATGAGGTCCACCAACAACAAATCTTCCAGTACTATTAATATAAAATTTAGTATTTTCATCCAATAAATTTGTCGATGCTAATGATGGTATAATAATATGTTCTTTCAGTACAGAACGAAGTTCTTCTATAGAGATATTATCATCATGCTGATGAGATAAAACTACAGCATCAATACGCTTAGGTATATTATTTTCATATTCTATAGTAACTTGAGATTTTGAATCCGGTCTCAACCAAGATATTTGATTAGATTTTCGAAGCTTTGTTGCTAATTTTAAAATATTATGAGACAATTGTATCGGTGCTGGCATTAATTCTGGAGTTTCATCTGTTGCATAACCAAACATAATTCCCTGATCTCCTGCTCCCAATGCAGAAAATGTTCCTTCACCTTTATTAACACCTTGCGCAATATCTTTCGATTGTTCATCAATCACA
This genomic interval carries:
- the metK gene encoding methionine adenosyltransferase codes for the protein MSKYFFTSESVSEGHPDKVCDLVSDTILDACLTKDPNSRVACECYATTGMLVIGGEITTSTYVDIQKLARQAIRDIGYITPELHFSADSICVMNVIDEQSKDIAQGVNKGEGTFSALGAGDQGIMFGYATDETPELMPAPIQLSHNILKLATKLRKSNQISWLRPDSKSQVTIEYENNIPKRIDAVVLSHQHDDNISIEELRSVLKEHIIIPSLASTNLLDENTKFYINSTGRFVVGGPHGDTGLTGRKIIVDTYGGMARHGGGAFSGKDATKVDRSAAYMARHIAKNIVAANLAKKVEIQLAYAIGYDQPLSVFVDTFGTGIISNEEISTLIIKNFDLSPEAIIKYLELTKPIFTQTTNYGHFGKENLPWESTHRITDLSKY